In the Geoalkalibacter sp. genome, AGGTGCGCCACCGCCTCGGGCAAGGAGCCGTTGGTGTTGAGATGGATGGTGCCGCGCGCGGTTTCGCGCCGCATGCGACGCACCGCCTCGGCGATGCGCTCGGCCTGCAGGATGGGGTCGCCTTCGCAACCCTGCCCGAAGGAGACGATGGCATGCTGGGCCTGCTCCAGATGCGGCACGGCGACGCCGCAGATTTCGTCAACGCTCGGCACGAAGGCAATGCGCTCCTGGCTCGACGGACAACACTCGCTGGCTTCGGGCTGCAGGGACAAACAGCCGAGGCAGGACGAATTGCACACCGGCGAGGTCGGCAAGGGCGCTTCCCAGCGGCCGAAAAACAGATTCTTGGCGGCAAAGCAGTGATAGTCGATGGCACAGCGCGCCAACTGTTCAAGCAGGCGATTGCCCGGCTGCTCCGCCAGGCGCGCGCGCACCAGCGGATCAAGCTTGCGGTCGTCGAAATGCCGCGGCTGCCACTGCGTGTTGCGATCGACCCGGGCCGCCGCCACATAGAACCGCTCTTCCTCCACGCACCAGCCCACCGCCGTATAGGCCCACAGGGGCAGGGTCATCCGCTTGTCGCGATAATTGGCCGCGGGCAGCAGGGTGCGGGTATACGCCGGAGCCATGAAGGCGCATACGGCCTGGATGGCCCCGCCTCCCCAGCTGCGCGGCAACCGCTCGGCCGGAGAAAAGGTCTTGCGACGCGGGTCATAGCCGATGGGCGGCAGACCCGGCAGGGTGAAGAGGCGACTGCCCTCGGGCAGGGGGATGAGCTCATCGGCCCGGGGCAGACAGGGGCACATGCCGTTCATGCCCGCCATGTGCAAAAAAGGATGCTCAAACACCTCGCCGTTTTCATCGGCCACCACGGCGAGAAAGGTTTTTGTGTTTTTCATGAATATTTCCTTGCGACACACTCAAG is a window encoding:
- a CDS encoding radical SAM protein, whose amino-acid sequence is MKNTKTFLAVVADENGEVFEHPFLHMAGMNGMCPCLPRADELIPLPEGSRLFTLPGLPPIGYDPRRKTFSPAERLPRSWGGGAIQAVCAFMAPAYTRTLLPAANYRDKRMTLPLWAYTAVGWCVEEERFYVAAARVDRNTQWQPRHFDDRKLDPLVRARLAEQPGNRLLEQLARCAIDYHCFAAKNLFFGRWEAPLPTSPVCNSSCLGCLSLQPEASECCPSSQERIAFVPSVDEICGVAVPHLEQAQHAIVSFGQGCEGDPILQAERIAEAVRRMRRETARGTIHLNTNGSLPEAVAHLADAGLDSIRISLNSARPALYEAYHRPRGYGFADVVDSLRRAKAQGLFTMINYLVFPGVSDQPAEVEALVRLVEELGVDLVQLRNLSIDPQLYWRAMGEKGPGMGMKVMMDEVKRRIPRLQYGYFNRTRESFYPPGFEGDWPLGA